Proteins encoded by one window of Paroedura picta isolate Pp20150507F chromosome 9, Ppicta_v3.0, whole genome shotgun sequence:
- the LOC143845158 gene encoding uncharacterized protein LOC143845158, with the protein MIRCTLHLPPPFCSATSKSNMESSSQASSVPATGRGPTWRDAEIRDLIGIFSEEKIQDAFQSSHRNREVFEQVAIKMRALGHNRTGLECRSKTKTMRAEYMRAVNHNKGSGNEKVTCPYFEEQRQLYGDGEGSGRPKRVGRSLKVVRKPAAPVEEPPAEEDPGEGTSSSFRPPPPVQQRAAESVTLDLIAIVPGEPEEAPEQTPLASETQLPGTGPLESPAAPDVDSDSGASTNIDFIPGTQEEEQPRVLGPPARRRRIQIQDEVLSDEEEEPPLAPGSPPPRGALPAEERLTRERGRLRRVSVLTSVGERLLEHCYEESRRAAAADQAMLTLIAQEGRKLRAVLRETNQILREGVEEVRLIRRLMERAVAVMERAYPPQIAPPPPPTPTPPLPAPTPPTPSQNASTQTRRRTILGKRKIKPADKYSPS; encoded by the exons atgatccgttgcaccctgcacctcccaccaccattttgctcagctactagcaaaagcaacatggaatcgtcttctcaagcctcgtccgtccctgcaaccggccgtggcccaacttggagggacgcggagatcagggacctgatcgggattttctcggaggagaaaatccaggacgcgttccagtcctcccacaggaatagggaggtttttgaacaagtggctattaagatgcgcgccctgggccacaacaggaccggccttgaatgccggtcgaagaccaagacaatgagggcagagtacatgagagccgtgaaccataacaagggttccggcaacgaaaaggtgacctgcccctacttcgaggagcagcgccagctgtacggggacggggaaggatccggcaggccgaagcgcgtcggccggagccttaaggtggttcggaagccggctgccccggtcgaggaaccacccgctgaggaggatcccggcgagggaacctcctccagctttcgccctccaccccccgtccagcaacgagccgcggaatcggtaacgctggacctgatcgccatcgttcctggggagccagaggaggctcctgagcaaacgccccttgcctccg agacacagttgccagggacggggcccctagagtctccagcagcacctgacgtggatagtgattcgggggcatcaactaacattg atttcatacccggaacacaggaggaggaacagcctagggtgcttggacctcctgcccggcgcaggcggatacagattcaagatg aggttctttcagatgaggaggaggaaccacccctggctccaggcagcccaccacctagaggtgcgctcccagcagaggagaggcttacgagggaacgcggcaggctgaggcgcgtctccgtcttgacaagcgtgggagagaggctccttgagcactgctatgaggagtcacggcgtgccgcggccgctgaccaagccatgctcacactcattgcccaggaggggagaaaattgagggcagtccttagagagacaaaccaaatcctacgcgaaggcgtggaggaggtgcgtctgataaggagactcatggagagggctgtagcggtcatggaaagggcctaccctccacaaatcgcccccccaccaccacccacaccaacaccaccacttccagcacccaccccaccgactccctctcagaatgcctccacccaaacaagaaggaggactattctcggaaagagaaaaataaaaccagcagacaagtactccccctcctag